TTATCTGTTTTTGTAGTATATATCTCAGGGGGACAAAATTGGTGATACTGGAGCTTTAGTGAATGCCATTGACACATGGATTTTTGAGGTGGATGGTGTGGTGAAGGAAGGAGTTATGGAAGGGGAGTCTCCTCCTCTTATTTCTcatgttatttaattttatttttaggtCGCAAGGATCAATTCCTCTTAGGGTTCATTTTACTATTTGCTTCGGAGATTTATGATATTTGTTTGGAATAATGGTGCTTAATCtccttaaaaggtgggtgtactagggGTTTTCTGGGTCTTATTCTTGTATAGAATAGGTTTTTAGAGTTTCTCTAaagaacgattctttctgtcgaccttATAGGGATGTTTCGTTTTTATACTACTTGCTGAGTATATTTAATAGGCTGACCtattttcatcaaaaaaaaacaaaaagagacaaTTTTTTAGGTTTATTTGTATATTTTCTTTACATGaagggcatgtttacttacttggaatgaaatgaaatgtaatggaatgattacggagtaaaaacacccttgtgtttactaacacataaaggaatcggaatgattccaggtaaaagaattcatgtgtttactaacacatgaaggaatcggaattggtgtaggtcccacTTATTTattaggaatcgattcctgaatactcaggaattcgattacgaagggggaagatgagtttaggaatcattcctccggaatcaataccgattcctttattctctcattccacttgtctccgattcatgattatttttcatttcaaataagtaaacgtgccagAAGTGTTATTGGAGTTGAACTAatatggcaaaaaaaaaaaatcaaattttacGTGTCAGAATACAAGACTGCAAAAACACAATAAGAACTATATGAAGCCCAAAACCATAAGCTGTACAAAGCCCATAGTTCTGATTGGTGGGTGTCTAAGTTTCACTAGACCGTTGTAGATTTAGCCCACAACAgacataaaaaaagaaattagaaatgtCTGAGCCCAGGTTCGAACTGGGGACCTTTAGTGTGTGAGACTAACGTGATAACCAACTACACCACCCAGACGCTTGTTAACCAAACCACAAATTAAATACAATATCCAACAACCCACTATGGTTGACCGACAAATGATTACATCGCATCGTATTAATCATCGCCTACATCCTTCACAATTTCGTCGCACATTTTGGCAGTTGGGTTTTCTGTTTTGCTAGGTAGGAGAGGGCTCAACTGCAAGCTCACTCCACTTAATCCAAAAATgtccaccaccaccgccacctccattttcctcttcctcttctccctCCTCCTCACCACCCACTCCAAACCCATCCCCCACCTCACCTCCCCCTACCTCTCCCCCGCCACCATCTCCGCCAACTACGACTCCATGGTCAAGAACTTCAAAATCTTCATCTACAAGCCAAATCCTCACTTCACTTACGACTCCCCCGTCCAGTCTCTCTTCTACACCGCCCTCCTCGACAGCGACCTCGCCACCAACAACACCGACGAAgcccacctcttcttcctcccctTCCCGCCAGATCTCCCCACGCGCTCCATCGCGCGTCTCATCCGCACCATCCGCACCGACCTCCCTTACTGGAACCGCACCCTCGGAGCTGACCACTTCTACCTCTCCTGCTCCGGCGTCGGGTACGAGTCCGACCGCAACCTCGTCGAGCTGAAGAAGAACTCGATTCAGATCTCCTGCTTCCCGACCCCGCCGGGGCAGCTCATCCCCCACAAGGACATCACTCTCCCCCCTCTCGCGTCCCCCCACGCGCCGACCAGCAACACGACGACGTTTCTGGGCTACGTCAGGTCGAATTGGGTGAATGATTCCGCCATAGTCAACGAGTTACGCGCCAACCCGGAGTTCCTGATCGAATCGGAGCCGTCGACGCCGCAGATCTATGCACAGAGGCTCTCCAGCAGCAAGTTCTGTATCTTCGAGTACGGCGACGGCGACTTGTCCGGGATCGGAGAGGCTCTGCGGTTCGGGTGCGTCCCCGTGGTGATTACGGACCGTCCGATCCAGGACCTGCCGTTCATGGACGTGCTGAGGTGGCAGGAGATGGCGCTGTTCGTGGGGAGGAGAGGTGGGGCCAAGGAGTTGGAGCGCGTGTTGGTACGCGCGTGCTGGGAGAGGCACGACCAGATGAGGCGGTTGGGGACGGCGGCGGGTCAGCATTTGGTGTGGAACGTGCCGCCGCGGGCTTTGGATGCGTTTCATACTTTGGTTTATCAGCTGTGGTTGCGACGCCACACGATTCGATACGTCCGGCGGGAGACGGTGTAGGCTCGTTTGTAATGTAAATGGGCCTCGTTCGTTGTAAGAAGACAGTGATGGGCTTACTATAGGCCCGGTGGTGCCGATGGGATGGGCAGAGACCCTTGGAATGTAGGGAGGGATATTGAAGTTTTTgtgtttatatttataattttgggattttttgttttgtggagAAAAGAAATTACTCATTGATAATAGCCAAGATGTTATAATAACTTGCATCAAAACTCTATTGGCTAGTAATCTGGTAATGATAAGCACAAGTTAAAGCTCGCTTTTGAGGATAAAAAACAACTACAAAATCGATTGTGGTGCTTacgaaataataaaaaatcttATTTACAATAATAAACAACATTGTTAAGTATCATTTAATTGAATAATATTAGTCTCTTATTGAAAGATCTTGAGTATCGAAATGTTATTATTGTAATTCTTAGTTGTTGATGTAAAAaaaacaatatgtttgggaCTGTTTGACAAAAATGCGTTTGGGTATTTCAAAATCACCTTTAAACAGAAATTCCAAAACATTTCAAGAGTCGAGACATattctatattttatttttgtcatTTTTGTTATTAATTTAGAAGCACTTCCGAGCCCCTAAAGTAATACTCAATAAGCccttaatcaataaaaaagCGCCCACCCAGGCAACAAACCACCTATCCACACCGAGGAAGCCAAAAACCTATCGCAACCAATATGAAAATGCTCTTttgtgaaagaaaaaattggAAGTGGTAGCACATCAAGTAGGTGGTACTATGCTGTAGAGATGTTATGTGGCAACTCAAAGGGTGAATAATTCAAAACGTTTGATCAATTCACAATTCATGCCTTATTTTCCCTTGAATGAGTGAAATTTGGTCTAAAAATTTCATAAAAACTAGCCTTCCAAGAAAATATaatgaaagaaaacaattaTTGTAGAAAAAAGAtagtgagagagaaaaatagatTGTCAGATCTTTTTTTGTGTATTTATCTtaataaaattatatttataattgtctttatgattttattaattCCCaaagtttttaaatattttaggaTCATTtctgtcaattttttttattttttttattttggctaacaacacatattctcttgaTAATAGTATCAACTACTAATATCCTTCATTATTCATATTCAAGATATCTCACTCATTCTATGCCACTTATGTGACCAATTTAAACAATACTTTGGTCTTTTTAAATAGAATATAACAGCTAGCAATTTTGTATCTAGGCATCTATCAAATAAAGTACCTCCTTTCCAAATGATTTAATTTGATAGAAGTTGTCCAGTTACCATTTGCATTTTAAAGCTAAGGAATTTTCTAACTTTACTCTATCAGTATTTATACCATAATTGCGGGCATCTTTGATAAATACTGAAATTAAAGTTTATGGTTGAAGTTGAACCACATCTTTTATGCTTCAAATTGTTTGTATTTTCTCCAATCTATATCCTAATCTTGGGTCCAATTTTCCTTTGCATTTTGCAGATTTTCCAACTTTATTCCATCAATCTTTTGTCTAGTTTCCTCACCTTTTAAGGTTGAAGTTATGTTTTATGCTTTCACAGCTTGAAATTTTAGAAGTGCTTTAATAATTAAATCGTttaatgaaaattttaaaaaatacaCAAAAAGTAATGTAATAAAGAGAGGCTAGAtggctatttacaaaaaaaaagaagatgattTGTTGGGTTATTTATTCAAATTGGCTAGGGGCAAAATCAGAAGTCCAAAAATTGGACACAAAAAAGAACAGTACTTTGGGGTTGGCTTTATTAACAGAggtaaaaaaaagaaatggaataCGTAGCAGTAATTTTTGCAAAATAAGATAGTCGAAAGAATCCAAACGAACTGAAGGAGGGTGCGCGGTTGTTGCTCATATCGGCCTTGTTTGTTTCTTAGGCTTCCAACCCTTCATACTCAATCCTCTCTAATCCTTTCCAATGCCACAAAATAGCAATACAAACCCAATCACCTCACATTCGGATTCAGATCCCAACACCAACCAACTCGCCATGGTTCAAGGTACCTCACTCTCCAAccttctccatcttcttcttctttttactaTGGGTACTGATACTTCTCCTCATCTCCTCTAACCTTTTTTGAAGATGGCGACGCGTCTTCGCAAACTCCATACGAGGCGGCACTGGAGGCTCTTTCCTCCTTGATCACAAAACGCAGTCGCGCCGATAAGAGCAACAAAGGCGACCGCTTCGACCTCCTCTTTGACTATCTCAAAGTAAATTTCCTGATCGGATTTCCAGTGTATTtgagcttctgttgttgttgttgtcgtGTGTGGATTAATGGAGTGTTGAATACTGCAGATTCTGGAATTAGAGGAGCCGATTGCGCAGATGAAGATCATTCATGTGGCTGGTACCAAAGGAAAGGTACTCTCGTCTTCTCTGTTTGTCTTGGTTTCTATTGAAAGTTACTAATCTTTATCTTTGTAATTTGGTACTGTAATTACACTAGGCTTGGTTACTTGTTTAAGTATGCTATGGCActgatttttgtttgttttcgcTTCGGTTTGGGAAGGGATCCACATGCACCTTCTCTGAATCAATACTACGTCATTGTGGCTTCCGCACTGGACTTTTCACATCTCCTCATCTGATCGATGTTCGCGAAAGATTTCGATTGGATGGGTGAGTTGAGTTTGCTATCACGTCTGTTACTTTCATGTTTGATTTATTGCAAGTTTTGGCAACTTATCAAGTATCTAGAGGATAGTGTTTTTTTGTCTTTGAAGTACAAATATAGTGAAATTTCGTTTTTCGTTCTTCTCCACTTACTTTAGGTCCCTTGATTGTTTTGCTTTGGTGTGGTTGGTTGCTACAGAGTGGACATCAGTGAAGAGAAATTCTTGGAGTATTTCTGGTGGTCTTTTAATAGACTAAAGGTAATCTAAGTTCCCTGCCTGTATTCATATATTTTGAATCAACACTTGTTTTGTGCTAATGTAAATTGATCATGTAACATGTTGTCTTATCTTTTAATCCTAaacatttttttaatcatgatgatTATCTGAAATGCATGGGTGTATTTCAATTGTAGGAGAAAGCTAATGATGATATACCAATGCCCACCTACTTTCGGTTCCTTGCCTTACTTGCCTTCAAGATATTTGCAGGAGAGAAGGTCTGATGTGTATCTTTTTATTTGCTTCCCTATAACATCCTTCCTCTCCAGAAATGTTATTAATATCAATAATGAAATATTACTTTTAATCTAATCTTCCATTCAGGTAGATGTTGCTATTTTAGAGGTCGGGTTAGGCGGAAAGTTTGACGCAACAAATGTGGTATGTGAAATTTTTTCTCAGTGCTAACTTCATAAGTTAGTTACTTTCGGAATAACTAAGCATAGATGTCATAAACATTTCAGGTTCAGGCACCCGTTGTTTGTGGCATATCATCCCTTGGATATGATCACATGGAGATTCTTGGTTAGTTTTTCTCTTCTCAAGCCCACCTAATCACATGTGATCATTTGATTCGTTAAATTTAAAGTTCAACCGTATAAGAACACATATAACTGTATATCGTAATTTCATCCAGAAATGTAATTTTTTCTGGATTCTGAAAATAGGATATACTCTGGGAGCAATTGCTGGGGAGAAGGCTGGAATCTTCAAGGTTTGCATTAAAACTACATTTCCTTAAAGCATATGATGGTGGGAAATAtgtctaacagaacttacagtCACTTCTATTACtgtgtccatctttctttctctttcaattCAGCATGGGGTTCCTGCCTTCACTGTGCCTCAACCTGATGAAGCAATGCGGGTACTTGAAGAGAAAGCTTCTCAATTGGATGTAGGTTGCAAGAGCTTTCCcttcatacttttttttttggtccaagGCATAAGTCAACTGATAGAAGAGTGATGTGTTCTTCTATTTCATAGACTAGGCAAAGTCAAAATTAGCTGTTTTAATTTAACTGTAGGAGCTGTTAGTTCCTTTCCTGCTAGGAGACAACAGTATATATTCTTTAATGGTTCAATGAGCTGAGAAAACCTTGCTGGTTCCAGGTACCTCTTCAAACAGTACCACCAGTGGATACTAATTTGCTGAATGGCTTAAAACTTGGGCTTGAAGGTGAGCACCAATATGTTAATGCTGGCCTTGCTGTTGCACTGTGCTCTACATGGCTTCAAAGGACCGGTCATCTTGACATCACACACCCAGAAAATACTGTAAGTTCTAAAAAAGTCATTCTTTTAACTTGATTATAATTTTTATGTCGATTGATAAATATACATCTGTATGGACTAGACCTCTCTGCCGGAGCAGTTTATAAAAGGACTAACGGCTACTGTCAGTTTACAAGGCCGAGCTCAAATTGTTCCAGATCactatattaacaatgaaagcGCAGGAGATCTGACATTCTATTTAGATGGTGCCCATAGCCCCGAAAGCATGGAAATATGTGCAAgatggttttctctttccactAAAGAGAATTCTCAGGAAAAGACGCTGGATTCCTCTAGATCACATGACTTCGTACAAAGGCATACAGATGTGGAAGCCAAGAAGAACTCACAGGTCAGTATACTTTTGATCCTCACTTTATATGCGCGGTTATATCTGTCTTTGCTAAGCAGTTGTATCCActttcttgtgtaaatttgtaccTTAAAAGTTGTCATAAAGTATTTTCCTGGGTGCACGGTTATTTTATGATTGTGCTAAAAGAGGAACTTGGGCTGCAAACTCTTACTCGAAATTAtgtacccaaattttcaattttacttAAACAAGCATTTCCATGGGGGTCAAGTCAatgctttttattttattgatgAAGTAGTCAACTGTGTCAGTAAGCCTTCTGAGATGCTTCATTTTCCTATGGCCATTGCTGAACAAACCTTGTTGAAATACTTGCAGATACTGCTGTTTAATTGTATGTCAGTGAGGGATCCTCAATTGCTTCTTCCGAACCTGATGAAAACATGTGCTAGTCATGGTAAGTAGCATTGTATGATTCAATGTCCTAAAATTTTCATAGACCAATATAACCATGTAGTAAATTCATATTGAATTTATAGATTAAGAATCAGTATTAATTACAAAATGGTATAGCATAGAATTTGGATTTGCGAATGAGTTCATTGTTGAGTGACCTTCGAGTAAGCTGATATTTTCAAACTCTTGACTGGGATCGGAAACTTAAATGTTGATTGGATTTATCATATAAAATTCTCTAAACACAAaatcacttttgatttttgaaGGAACTTATGACAAATTGTTAATATATTTAGGTGTCTACTTCAAGAAGGCGCTGTTTGTACCAAACACTTCAGTGTATCACAAGGTTGGTTCACATTCCTTACCTCCCACTGATCCTCAAGTTGATTTGTCGTGGCAATTCTCTCTTCAGAGAGTATGGGAAAATCTAATGGGAAATAAAGGTATGTAAACaatataatttatattataaaattaCTTAAcatatcatttcaaaattttggttTCACTAACTTTTAGTATTGAAACAAGTTTATCATCACTGAATTTCCTTACTTGGGAGTTCATCAATTTCCACAGTCGTGTGAGGCGAtcacattttattttgttggtcTTCAAACCACACTTTGTATTTCTCATTGGGAgtctgtttcttttcttttgattttaatAGGAGGTGATGATAGGATCCCAGATACTCTTCCTGAAGAATTAAGAGATGATGTGGAAATGGCTGTCAAAAATTGTGAAAATAGTGCAGTTTTTTCCTCACTCCCATCAGCTATAAAGTGGCTCAGGGACAGTGTCCGACATAATCAATCTGCTCGTTTTCAGGTAACTGGTacttcatatttttattttcacttttcacAGTTCCAACTTAGATGAAGTTGCAGAACAATCCTTGAAGGAATTAACACCTTGCAGAAACTGTTTTAATAAAGTGAACTAGAACTGTAGGGTACTGGCATCTCTAACCATTTCACCTTGGTAGGATAACATATAGAATCTTATTATACCTGGGTAGGATAACATGTAGAATCTTAATATGGTTATATAAGATTCTTGGTGACGTTGAAATGAATATATCTTTCTCCTGCTTCTTTCTTAGTTTCAAATTTCTGGTTTATTCATCAGGTCCTTGTAACTGGTTCGCTACATCTTGTTGGTGATGTATTGAGATTAGTCAAGAAATGAGGCAAAGTACGAAGTAAAAGTGAATCTATTTTGTGCATCTCCATCTCGTTGCAACATGTTCTGGCATTCAAGAGGCATGGCAAAGGCGTTGAACTATTTGAACTTCCTACTGAGTCTCTCTCAGGTCAATTCTGGACTCCAGTGTGAAGTGGTCCATTTTCAGAAACTGCTGCAGATATCGAGTTGGCATTTCCGAGCGCGTACAATTTGATCTTAACGGTGGCTTACAATGGagaattttgtttgattgtacTATTTATACACCCTTTTATGGCTATAACCACATGACCTCATTCAGGTTACTGATTTTCTGATTCTTTGTGAAATTAAATGGAACAGACGATTGTTGTTGCAATTTAATTGTTGTTCTTAACAGTACATATTAGCCATGTATGTTATATACACACTCGTCATCTATTAACTAGTTAACTATGATGCTTTTACTCATCTTGACCAAACATCTGATAATGACCTCCTTAACACCAGCAAGGGTTTCCTTGAAGATACTATAAATGATACTTTTATCACCTAAATGTGAGTTGAACCAACTAAAAGAGAAAGAACGCGAGTTGGGATAAGAACGCCAACTTGAACATCTATGACCGAAAAACTCCACCGACCAAGAGCTTAAAGATCTTTAATCCTCAATTGTTCAGGAATCAAAGCCTTCATTCATTAGAATTTAGAACAAAAGCCCATTCATGAAGAGCAAAttgtaaaacaaaaacaacggACATGCTGCAATCCCATTAGAAATACTACAAAAGTTTGCAACTTTTGAAAGCAAGTCAAGGACCAAATGCAAGAGGACTCTATCTGGCGAAAAAGTTGAAAAACCATCTGCTTTTGGAGGTTGGCATCCTCAATGCTTTCTTCGTACTCAAGGGCTTGGTCTATACCGTGATTGAGGTCATCCACCACGCGTTCAGATCTCTGAAGTTGGCTTTTGAGCCCTGGGATCTGACGTTCAGATCTCTGGAGGTTTTGGATGGTATGAGCGATCAATAGAGACCAAAACAGATTGGAACTTGCTGTTTGCTGGTGAAGAAACAGTCCTAGTTTCTTTGCTGCCAGGAGTAATGTCAATTGAATTCGTGACGCCATCAATTGAAGTAACAACTTGGTTTATGGCAGCTTGGAAATTGTCATGTTCACTTGAGGTCTCAAGTTGAGAGATTGAGATGGTTGGGGATGGAGTTACCGAGATGGTTGGTACAAACACATTTCGGCTAGGTTGATTGTCTCCATCCCCTGGAGTTCCTTCAACCTGATCCTCTAAAATCACAACACCAGAAGGACCAACTTGTTCCAGCACTTTGTTTACTTGGCGCTGACGATTCCTATGCGGCGGTAAAAACAGAGGTTAAGTCTAAATGAATGAGCCAGAAATAAACTTGCAGCAAGACCAATGTTAGTGCATGGCAATAGTTATAACCGAGTCAACAAAAGACATGTCATGGCTTCCTTGAGattcaatagaacttttggaCGATAAAGTAATACTTACACTGAAAATTGTGGCTGCTTCATTGGTATTCCCTCGGTCTTGTTCAATCACAGGACTCATTGATGTCTCATTCTGCTGTTCCACAGGGGTTAGCTGTGTGCTCAACAGCTTGTTCCGAAATCTGAATTTCTTAACCCTTTTGTGGCTCAACATTGACGCTGCATGCGGTCTGAGCCTCTGAGCCAACATTTTGATAAACCAACAATTCCTCTTGAATTTCATCCAAGTCATTAGAAGGGGGCCGACTCTCTCCAAACTGAGAAGTCAAGAAAGAGGCATTAAGCATGTAGATGATGAATATCGAATTAATCAGTTCAAAAGTTTTACCTCTTCATTGCCATTAGATTCATGAACCACATTCTGTTCTCTTTGATCCCTCACAATGAATGTTTTGTCAGCAGTGGCAAAAAGAGAATTGGGTGTCATGTAGTCATCTTCCTCCAAAGCTTAGTATCAACATGAGCTGGAATAAATCCCTAGGATTGCaataaaagagttaaaaaaaaaaattaatcaaataacTGAAAGAGAAGTGATTTGAA
This portion of the Rosa chinensis cultivar Old Blush chromosome 1, RchiOBHm-V2, whole genome shotgun sequence genome encodes:
- the LOC112182842 gene encoding folylpolyglutamate synthase isoform X1, whose protein sequence is MPQNSNTNPITSHSDSDPNTNQLAMVQDGDASSQTPYEAALEALSSLITKRSRADKSNKGDRFDLLFDYLKILELEEPIAQMKIIHVAGTKGKGSTCTFSESILRHCGFRTGLFTSPHLIDVRERFRLDGVDISEEKFLEYFWWSFNRLKEKANDDIPMPTYFRFLALLAFKIFAGEKVDVAILEVGLGGKFDATNVVQAPVVCGISSLGYDHMEILGYTLGAIAGEKAGIFKHGVPAFTVPQPDEAMRVLEEKASQLDVPLQTVPPVDTNLLNGLKLGLEGEHQYVNAGLAVALCSTWLQRTGHLDITHPENTTSLPEQFIKGLTATVSLQGRAQIVPDHYINNESAGDLTFYLDGAHSPESMEICARWFSLSTKENSQEKTLDSSRSHDFVQRHTDVEAKKNSQILLFNCMSVRDPQLLLPNLMKTCASHGVYFKKALFVPNTSVYHKVGSHSLPPTDPQVDLSWQFSLQRVWENLMGNKGGDDRIPDTLPEELRDDVEMAVKNCENSAVFSSLPSAIKWLRDSVRHNQSARFQVLVTGSLHLVGDVLRLVKK
- the LOC112170837 gene encoding probable glycosyltransferase At5g03795: MSTTTATSIFLFLFSLLLTTHSKPIPHLTSPYLSPATISANYDSMVKNFKIFIYKPNPHFTYDSPVQSLFYTALLDSDLATNNTDEAHLFFLPFPPDLPTRSIARLIRTIRTDLPYWNRTLGADHFYLSCSGVGYESDRNLVELKKNSIQISCFPTPPGQLIPHKDITLPPLASPHAPTSNTTTFLGYVRSNWVNDSAIVNELRANPEFLIESEPSTPQIYAQRLSSSKFCIFEYGDGDLSGIGEALRFGCVPVVITDRPIQDLPFMDVLRWQEMALFVGRRGGAKELERVLVRACWERHDQMRRLGTAAGQHLVWNVPPRALDAFHTLVYQLWLRRHTIRYVRRETV
- the LOC112182842 gene encoding folylpolyglutamate synthase isoform X3 is translated as MPTYFRFLALLAFKIFAGEKVDVAILEVGLGGKFDATNVVQAPVVCGISSLGYDHMEILGYTLGAIAGEKAGIFKHGVPAFTVPQPDEAMRVLEEKASQLDVPLQTVPPVDTNLLNGLKLGLEGEHQYVNAGLAVALCSTWLQRTGHLDITHPENTTSLPEQFIKGLTATVSLQGRAQIVPDHYINNESAGDLTFYLDGAHSPESMEICARWFSLSTKENSQEKTLDSSRSHDFVQRHTDVEAKKNSQILLFNCMSVRDPQLLLPNLMKTCASHGVYFKKALFVPNTSVYHKVGSHSLPPTDPQVDLSWQFSLQRVWENLMGNKGGDDRIPDTLPEELRDDVEMAVKNCENSAVFSSLPSAIKWLRDSVRHNQSARFQVLVTGSLHLVGDVLRLVKK
- the LOC112182842 gene encoding folylpolyglutamate synthase isoform X2, whose translation is MWLVPKERVDISEEKFLEYFWWSFNRLKEKANDDIPMPTYFRFLALLAFKIFAGEKVDVAILEVGLGGKFDATNVVQAPVVCGISSLGYDHMEILGYTLGAIAGEKAGIFKHGVPAFTVPQPDEAMRVLEEKASQLDVPLQTVPPVDTNLLNGLKLGLEGEHQYVNAGLAVALCSTWLQRTGHLDITHPENTTSLPEQFIKGLTATVSLQGRAQIVPDHYINNESAGDLTFYLDGAHSPESMEICARWFSLSTKENSQEKTLDSSRSHDFVQRHTDVEAKKNSQILLFNCMSVRDPQLLLPNLMKTCASHGVYFKKALFVPNTSVYHKVGSHSLPPTDPQVDLSWQFSLQRVWENLMGNKGGDDRIPDTLPEELRDDVEMAVKNCENSAVFSSLPSAIKWLRDSVRHNQSARFQVLVTGSLHLVGDVLRLVKK